The following are encoded together in the Halopiger aswanensis genome:
- the smc gene encoding chromosome segregation protein SMC gives MHIKAVVLDNFKSFGRKTKIPFYEDFTVVTGPNGSGKSNIIDSILFALGLARTRGIRAEKLTDLIYNPGHEDGSSSSGPREATVEVVLDNSDGTLDRSQVVNAAGSDDVGDVDEIRIRRRVKETEDNYYSYYYLNDRSVNLSDIQDLLAQAGVTPEGYNVVMQGDVTEIINMTPHARREIIDEIAGVAEFDAKKEDAFEELETVQERIDEAELRIEEKRDRLAQLEDERRTALRYRRLRDEKEEYEGYKKASELEEKREELAAAEENVDDLGEELEDLQRELDERQGKVVRLQEDLEDLNAEIERKGEDEQLRIKSEIEEIKGDISRLEDKIEASEEQIEEAEGKRREAFVQIDRKQEEIEDLEDEMREHKLEKASIKTEIQEREQEKQQLEAEIEAVDTEFDELKADLAERKEELEDAKTEKNDLQREQDRLLDEARRRSNEISEKEQTIEDRREEIPELEGRKSDLERELEKAKKNRANIAGVVDDLKDEKRRIQSDIDELDDKIQAKQQEYAELEANAGESGDSSFGRAVTTILNSGIDGVHGAVAQLGNVPGEYAVACETAAGGRLANVVVDDDVVGQQCIEHLKSRNAGRATFLPLTDMSQRRLPNAPSDPGVVDFAYNLVDFDDQYAGVFSYVLGDTLVVEDIETARSYMGDYRMVTLDGDLVEKSGAMTGGSGSGSRYSFTGGGEGQLERVAKQITDLQEERESLREDLRGVEERLDDARDRKTDAADEVRSIESEIESLEEKRESIESEIETLESELEDLREERESVDERMNEIAGEIDEKTAEIEEIQSDIDELEAELEDSKIPELTEQIEELEGEIDEREAQIDEIDGKLNELELEKEYAEDAIEDLHDDIEAAQNKKAEHEDRIEECEATIEEKEAELEDKREAVEELEEELAELKEDRNELREDLEDARTKRDQQQDRVNAVESKLESKRERVQDLEWEIEGLESEVGDYDPEDVPDHDTVLEMIDLLEADMEAMEPVNMLAIDEYDEVREDLEELEDAKATLVEEAEGIRDRIEQYETRKKETFMEAYEAISAHFTEIFEKLSEGTGTLHLENEDDPFDGGLTMKAQPGDKPIQRLDAMSGGEKSLTALAFIFAIQRHNPAPFYALDEVDAFLDAVNAERIGEMVEELADQAQFVVVSHRSAMLDRSQRAIGVTMQQDNVSAVTGIDLSSEGEEVPADD, from the coding sequence ATGCACATCAAGGCAGTCGTTCTGGACAACTTCAAGAGCTTCGGCCGGAAGACAAAGATCCCGTTCTACGAGGATTTCACGGTCGTCACCGGCCCGAACGGCTCCGGGAAGTCCAACATCATCGATTCGATTCTCTTCGCGCTCGGACTCGCCCGCACCCGCGGGATCCGCGCGGAGAAGCTAACCGACCTCATCTACAACCCCGGCCACGAGGACGGCTCGTCCTCGAGCGGGCCCCGGGAGGCGACCGTGGAGGTCGTCCTCGACAACAGCGACGGCACCCTCGACCGCTCGCAGGTCGTCAACGCCGCCGGCAGCGACGACGTCGGCGACGTCGACGAGATCCGCATCCGCCGCCGGGTCAAGGAAACCGAGGACAACTACTACTCGTACTACTACTTGAACGATCGCTCGGTCAACCTCTCGGACATCCAGGACCTGCTGGCCCAAGCCGGCGTCACGCCCGAGGGGTACAACGTCGTCATGCAGGGCGACGTCACCGAGATCATCAACATGACGCCCCACGCCCGGCGGGAGATCATCGACGAGATCGCCGGCGTGGCGGAGTTCGACGCCAAGAAGGAGGACGCCTTCGAGGAACTCGAGACCGTTCAAGAACGGATCGACGAGGCCGAACTCCGCATCGAGGAGAAGCGCGACCGGCTCGCACAACTCGAGGACGAGCGCCGTACGGCCCTCCGCTATCGGCGCCTCCGCGACGAGAAGGAGGAGTACGAGGGCTACAAGAAGGCCAGCGAACTCGAGGAGAAACGCGAGGAACTCGCCGCCGCCGAGGAGAACGTCGACGACCTCGGCGAGGAGCTCGAGGATCTCCAGCGCGAACTCGACGAACGGCAGGGCAAGGTCGTCCGCTTACAGGAGGACCTCGAGGACCTAAACGCCGAGATCGAGCGCAAGGGCGAGGACGAGCAACTGCGCATCAAAAGCGAGATCGAGGAGATCAAGGGCGACATCTCGCGGCTCGAGGACAAGATCGAGGCCAGCGAGGAGCAGATCGAGGAGGCCGAAGGAAAGCGCCGGGAAGCGTTCGTCCAGATCGACCGCAAGCAGGAGGAGATCGAGGACCTCGAGGACGAGATGCGCGAACACAAACTCGAGAAGGCCTCGATCAAGACCGAGATTCAAGAGCGCGAGCAGGAAAAGCAGCAACTCGAGGCCGAAATCGAAGCCGTCGACACCGAGTTCGACGAACTGAAGGCCGATCTCGCCGAGCGCAAGGAGGAACTCGAGGACGCCAAGACCGAGAAGAACGACCTCCAGCGCGAGCAGGACCGCCTGCTCGACGAGGCCCGGCGGCGCTCGAACGAGATCAGCGAGAAGGAGCAGACGATCGAGGACCGACGCGAGGAGATTCCGGAACTCGAGGGCCGCAAGAGCGACTTAGAGCGCGAACTGGAGAAGGCGAAGAAGAACCGCGCGAACATCGCGGGCGTCGTCGACGACCTGAAAGACGAGAAGCGACGCATCCAGTCCGACATCGACGAACTGGACGATAAGATCCAGGCGAAACAGCAGGAGTACGCCGAACTCGAGGCCAACGCCGGCGAGAGCGGCGACTCCTCCTTCGGCCGCGCGGTGACGACGATCCTCAACTCGGGGATCGACGGCGTCCACGGCGCGGTCGCCCAGCTCGGGAACGTGCCGGGGGAGTACGCCGTGGCCTGTGAAACCGCCGCGGGCGGCCGGCTCGCGAACGTGGTCGTCGACGACGACGTCGTCGGCCAGCAGTGTATCGAGCACCTCAAGTCCCGCAACGCGGGCCGTGCGACCTTCCTGCCGCTGACCGACATGAGCCAGCGCCGACTGCCCAACGCCCCCAGCGACCCGGGCGTCGTCGACTTCGCGTACAACCTCGTCGACTTCGACGACCAGTACGCCGGCGTCTTCTCCTACGTGCTCGGCGACACGCTCGTCGTCGAGGACATCGAGACCGCCCGCTCGTACATGGGCGACTACCGGATGGTTACCCTCGACGGCGACTTGGTCGAGAAGAGCGGCGCGATGACCGGCGGCTCCGGCAGCGGTTCCCGCTATTCGTTCACCGGCGGCGGCGAGGGCCAACTCGAGCGCGTCGCCAAGCAGATCACCGACCTGCAGGAGGAGCGCGAGTCGCTGCGCGAGGACCTGCGGGGCGTCGAGGAGCGACTCGACGACGCCCGCGACCGCAAGACCGACGCCGCCGACGAGGTGCGCTCGATCGAGAGCGAGATCGAGAGCCTCGAGGAGAAACGCGAGTCCATCGAGAGCGAGATCGAGACGCTCGAGAGCGAACTCGAGGACCTGCGCGAGGAGCGGGAGTCGGTCGACGAGCGGATGAACGAGATTGCCGGCGAGATCGACGAGAAGACCGCCGAGATCGAGGAGATCCAGTCGGACATCGACGAACTCGAGGCCGAACTCGAGGACTCGAAGATTCCGGAACTCACCGAGCAGATCGAGGAACTCGAGGGCGAGATCGACGAGCGCGAGGCCCAGATCGACGAGATCGACGGCAAGCTCAACGAGCTCGAACTCGAGAAGGAGTACGCCGAGGACGCGATCGAAGACCTCCACGACGACATCGAGGCGGCCCAGAACAAGAAGGCCGAACACGAGGACCGCATCGAGGAGTGCGAGGCGACGATCGAGGAGAAGGAAGCCGAACTCGAGGACAAGCGCGAAGCCGTCGAGGAACTCGAGGAGGAACTCGCCGAGCTCAAGGAAGACCGCAACGAGCTCCGCGAGGACCTCGAGGACGCGCGGACGAAACGCGACCAGCAGCAGGATCGCGTCAACGCCGTCGAGAGCAAACTCGAGAGCAAGCGCGAGCGCGTCCAGGACCTCGAGTGGGAGATCGAGGGTCTCGAGTCGGAGGTCGGCGACTACGACCCCGAGGACGTCCCCGATCACGACACCGTCCTCGAGATGATCGACCTCCTCGAGGCCGACATGGAGGCCATGGAGCCGGTCAACATGCTCGCGATCGACGAGTACGACGAGGTCCGCGAGGATCTCGAGGAACTCGAGGACGCGAAGGCGACGCTCGTCGAGGAGGCCGAGGGCATCCGCGACCGGATCGAGCAGTACGAGACCCGCAAGAAGGAGACGTTCATGGAGGCCTACGAGGCGATCTCCGCGCACTTCACGGAGATCTTCGAGAAGCTCTCCGAAGGAACAGGCACGCTGCACCTCGAGAACGAGGACGATCCCTTCGACGGCGGGCTGACGATGAAGGCCCAGCCGGGCGACAAGCCGATTCAGCGTCTGGACGCGATGTCCGGCGGGGAGAAGTCCCTGACCGCGCTGGCCTTTATTTTCGCGATTCAGCGGCACAACCCGGCCCCGTTCTACGCCCTGGACGAGGTCGACGCCTTCCTCGACGCCGTCAACGCCGAACGGATCGGCGAGATGGTCGAGGAACTGGCCGATCAGGCCCAGTTCGTCGTCGTCTCGCACCGCTCGGCGATGCTCGATCGCTCCCAGCGGGCGATCGGCGTCACGATGCAGCAGGACAACGTGAGCGCGGTGACCGGGATCGACCTGAGCAGCGAGGGCGAGGAGGTTCCGGCCGATGACTAG
- a CDS encoding heavy metal translocating P-type ATPase → MASSSDARADESRCALCERPLPATVVTADPDADEVDASAATDGDAYCSSGCREIDVALEAPAAADTGDAVRSDDQRGDESEALENEDDCERTFFRVDGMHSATCESFLESVAEQRDGVADAAASYVTETVRVDYDPERISKADLRDALSTVGYTAYLREEATADDEAGATRRAREMSGLRKRRSDDFLEIQYIAGIVFGSFLLVPYAAVFYPMFLAAYSDWGPLRYYDTAFTGFDNLLFLPLFSIVTGVVLYLTGLPVLRGAYVSLKLRRPNTQLLAALTIVSAYVYGTASFFLGRTDLYYDLTIVVAALVMGAIFAEATIKRQATERLTDLTVSQVDTARVLESDGGTTDVPVEDLEPDDRVLVREGERVPVDGVLVDGTCTVDEAVVTGESLPVAKESGDEVIGGSVVTDGAAVVDVGPATESSIEQLTEVVWNLQSAAHGVQRRADALAVRIAPLVLGAAVVVGAVQYVRIGDPVTAALAVLLTIMVASPWALGLATPASVAANIRDAMAHGIVVFDETVFERLRDVDVVVFDKTGTLTTGEMTVLEADAPDGLLAAAAALERRASHPAATAIAGAFGDTGESATDGDEAVRPDGGSSLEVRDFENHATGVSGRIDTDSILVGHPDLFRERGWELEDDLETRLADAREAGHLPIVVGRNGRAAGHVVVGDEPRGDWAETVTGLHENGIEVVVLTGDERAATAFFSGHDAVDRVFAGVPPEGKTEAVRRLEREGRVAMVGDGTNDAPALAEADLGISLGSGTALASDASDLAIVEDDLSAVERAFRLAAAARRRVRRNLALALVYNAIAIPVAAAGLLNPLFATAAVAVGALCIGANVSWPLLNDS, encoded by the coding sequence GTGGCATCGTCATCGGACGCGCGAGCCGACGAGTCGCGGTGTGCACTGTGCGAGCGTCCGCTTCCGGCAACGGTCGTTACTGCCGACCCGGACGCCGACGAGGTGGACGCGAGCGCAGCGACGGACGGCGACGCCTACTGCTCGAGCGGCTGTCGCGAGATCGACGTGGCGCTCGAGGCGCCCGCAGCGGCCGATACCGGCGACGCAGTCCGCAGCGACGACCAACGCGGCGACGAGAGCGAGGCGCTCGAAAACGAAGACGACTGCGAACGTACCTTCTTCCGCGTCGACGGGATGCACTCCGCGACGTGCGAGTCGTTCCTCGAGTCGGTCGCCGAGCAGCGCGACGGGGTCGCCGACGCCGCGGCGAGTTACGTTACCGAGACCGTCAGGGTCGACTACGATCCCGAGCGCATCTCGAAGGCCGACCTGCGCGACGCGCTGAGTACGGTCGGCTACACGGCCTACCTCCGCGAGGAGGCGACGGCCGACGACGAGGCGGGCGCCACCCGCCGCGCGCGGGAGATGTCGGGCCTGCGAAAGCGCCGTAGCGACGACTTCCTCGAGATCCAGTACATCGCCGGCATCGTCTTCGGCTCGTTCCTGTTGGTGCCCTACGCCGCGGTGTTCTACCCGATGTTCCTCGCGGCCTACTCCGACTGGGGGCCGCTGCGCTACTACGATACCGCCTTTACGGGCTTCGACAATCTCCTCTTCCTGCCGCTGTTTTCCATCGTCACCGGCGTCGTCCTCTACCTGACCGGACTTCCGGTGTTGCGCGGCGCGTACGTCAGCCTGAAACTGCGCCGGCCGAACACGCAACTGCTCGCCGCGCTCACGATCGTCAGCGCGTACGTCTACGGGACTGCCTCCTTCTTCCTCGGCCGAACCGACCTCTACTACGACCTGACGATCGTCGTCGCCGCCCTCGTCATGGGCGCAATCTTCGCCGAGGCGACGATCAAGCGCCAAGCAACCGAGCGGCTCACCGACCTCACCGTCTCGCAGGTCGATACGGCTCGCGTGCTCGAGTCCGACGGCGGAACGACCGACGTTCCGGTCGAGGACCTCGAGCCGGACGACCGCGTGCTCGTCCGGGAAGGCGAGCGCGTGCCCGTCGACGGGGTGCTGGTCGACGGCACATGTACGGTCGACGAGGCGGTCGTCACCGGCGAGTCGCTCCCGGTCGCGAAGGAGTCGGGCGACGAGGTGATCGGCGGTTCGGTCGTCACCGACGGCGCCGCGGTCGTCGACGTCGGCCCGGCGACGGAAAGCAGCATCGAGCAGCTGACGGAAGTCGTCTGGAACCTCCAAAGCGCCGCCCACGGCGTGCAGCGCCGCGCGGACGCGCTCGCAGTGCGGATCGCACCGCTGGTCCTCGGCGCTGCGGTCGTCGTCGGCGCCGTGCAGTACGTCCGGATCGGCGACCCCGTGACCGCCGCGCTGGCCGTCCTTCTAACGATCATGGTCGCGAGTCCGTGGGCCCTCGGCCTCGCTACGCCGGCCTCCGTCGCCGCCAACATCCGAGACGCGATGGCCCACGGCATCGTCGTCTTCGACGAGACCGTCTTCGAGCGGCTCCGCGACGTCGACGTCGTCGTCTTCGACAAAACCGGGACGCTCACGACCGGCGAGATGACCGTTCTCGAGGCCGACGCGCCAGACGGCCTCCTAGCGGCCGCGGCGGCGCTCGAGCGACGCGCGTCCCATCCGGCGGCGACGGCGATCGCAGGGGCGTTCGGTGACACCGGCGAATCCGCTACCGACGGTGACGAGGCGGTCCGTCCCGACGGCGGATCGAGCCTCGAGGTCCGTGACTTCGAGAACCACGCCACCGGCGTCTCCGGCCGTATCGACACCGATTCGATCCTCGTCGGCCACCCCGACCTCTTTCGGGAGCGCGGGTGGGAACTCGAGGACGATCTCGAGACTCGACTCGCCGACGCCCGGGAGGCGGGCCACCTGCCGATCGTCGTCGGCCGGAACGGCCGCGCTGCCGGGCACGTCGTGGTCGGCGACGAACCCAGAGGCGACTGGGCGGAGACCGTGACGGGCCTCCACGAGAACGGCATCGAGGTCGTCGTCCTGACCGGCGACGAGCGGGCGGCGACAGCGTTCTTCAGCGGCCACGACGCCGTCGACCGCGTGTTCGCCGGTGTCCCGCCCGAAGGGAAGACCGAAGCGGTCCGGCGCCTCGAGCGTGAGGGACGCGTCGCGATGGTCGGCGACGGGACCAACGACGCGCCGGCGCTGGCCGAGGCCGATCTGGGCATCTCGCTCGGGAGCGGCACCGCGCTGGCCTCGGACGCGTCGGACCTCGCGATCGTCGAGGACGACCTGTCCGCGGTCGAGCGGGCCTTCCGGCTGGCGGCGGCGGCGCGGCGGCGCGTCAGGCGGAACCTCGCGCTGGCGCTGGTCTACAACGCGATCGCGATTCCGGTCGCCGCGGCCGGCCTGCTGAATCCGCTGTTCGCGACCGCTGCCGTCGCTGTCGGCGCGCTCTGTATCGGGGCGAACGTGTCGTGGCCGTTGCTCAACGATTCGTAG
- a CDS encoding methyl-accepting chemotaxis protein, producing MATETRPVHDIEPETDADSASFWRHAFTSLVETFPEPAFIVDDGGYITDWNAGAEGLTGYPSEQVVGQHAYDVFGTEGQDETLAEEVLRTGRVIREEQVRSAETADGEMAHARALGVPITTPDGDVVGAVEILMRVTTLIEQQERIQNLQEQMSDEVEGAVDELRESTSDVAENSQEISDLAADQSESLGDVQDEVSTFSATVEEIASSAEEVSGQSEQARTLSEESVDTAQDTLETMDDVAAEADEVAADATQLAERIDEIDEIVEVINDIADQTNLLALNANIEAAHSDASSDGFAVVANEIKSLAEQSKERADEIERIVQEVRETTLETVDSVEATNEEIGGVVADIETVVENQREILSAIEDTDQGIAEIATATDQQAASAEEIATMVDSVAERGDAVAESVQDVAAATEQQTAMVENIEASIKALERDIEDVLD from the coding sequence ATGGCGACCGAAACACGCCCGGTGCACGATATCGAACCGGAAACGGACGCAGACAGCGCTTCGTTCTGGCGCCACGCCTTTACCTCCCTCGTCGAGACGTTCCCCGAACCCGCGTTCATCGTCGACGACGGCGGATACATCACGGACTGGAACGCCGGCGCGGAGGGTCTCACGGGCTACCCGTCCGAGCAGGTCGTCGGCCAGCACGCGTACGACGTTTTCGGGACCGAAGGGCAGGACGAAACGCTCGCCGAGGAGGTCCTCCGCACCGGCCGGGTCATCCGCGAGGAGCAGGTCCGGTCCGCGGAAACAGCCGACGGCGAGATGGCGCACGCTCGAGCGCTCGGTGTGCCGATCACGACACCGGACGGCGATGTCGTCGGCGCCGTCGAAATTCTGATGCGGGTCACGACTCTCATCGAACAACAGGAGCGGATACAGAACCTCCAGGAGCAAATGAGCGACGAGGTCGAAGGCGCTGTCGACGAACTCCGCGAGTCGACGTCTGACGTCGCCGAGAACTCCCAGGAGATCAGCGACCTCGCAGCGGATCAGTCCGAGAGCCTCGGAGACGTACAAGACGAAGTGTCGACGTTCAGCGCGACCGTCGAGGAGATCGCGTCCAGCGCGGAGGAGGTCAGCGGCCAGAGCGAACAGGCGCGGACCCTCTCCGAGGAGTCGGTCGACACGGCCCAGGACACGCTCGAAACGATGGACGACGTCGCCGCGGAGGCGGACGAGGTCGCCGCGGACGCGACGCAGTTAGCCGAACGGATCGACGAGATCGACGAGATCGTCGAGGTCATCAACGACATCGCCGATCAGACGAACCTCCTGGCGCTCAACGCGAACATCGAAGCCGCCCACAGCGACGCCTCGAGCGACGGATTCGCCGTCGTCGCGAACGAGATCAAGAGCCTTGCGGAGCAGTCGAAGGAGCGCGCCGACGAGATCGAACGAATCGTGCAGGAGGTTCGCGAAACCACGCTCGAGACGGTCGACAGCGTGGAGGCGACGAACGAGGAGATCGGCGGCGTCGTCGCCGACATCGAGACGGTCGTCGAGAACCAGCGGGAGATCCTCTCCGCGATCGAGGACACCGATCAGGGGATCGCCGAGATCGCCACCGCGACCGACCAGCAGGCCGCGAGCGCGGAGGAGATCGCGACGATGGTCGATTCGGTCGCCGAACGCGGCGACGCCGTCGCGGAGTCGGTACAGGACGTCGCCGCGGCGACCGAACAACAGACCGCAATGGTCGAAAACATCGAGGCGAGTATCAAAGCCCTCGAGCGGGATATCGAGGATGTCCTCGACTGA
- a CDS encoding segregation and condensation protein A — translation MTSDADPREQDEGDIPAHDEFYREVRTDGGDDIPLNIAGHEDRERPGSDDSSSDGADETVLEFSESDAERESDDSPDVDAIPATDEDDETDEDEVEPVELLVQLAENGEIDPWDIDVVRVTDKFLEAIEDADLRTSGRALFYASVLLRMKSDELFAPDEPEEEELPPWEAPFADEGPMDGAEGGDDDGSHPPGFDPVENLENEMERRLERKHARGKPETLDELVRELRSAERDSWWKESRSYDTSDSPRGYDRGVQELSYHSEDQFRVDDEPTSDDVTHTTHEEDIETVIDDVDAALEEHYEQGRAEVLYAEIDEVGGSRVMTYLALLFLAHRGRIELEQDELFGDLWIQRVTVGAEPDEAVAD, via the coding sequence ATGACTAGCGACGCCGACCCCAGGGAGCAGGACGAGGGCGATATTCCGGCTCACGACGAGTTCTACCGGGAGGTTCGTACCGACGGCGGGGACGACATCCCGCTGAATATCGCCGGCCACGAAGACCGCGAGCGACCCGGCTCGGACGACTCGAGCTCCGACGGCGCAGACGAGACGGTCCTCGAGTTCTCGGAATCGGACGCTGAACGGGAGTCGGACGACTCTCCGGACGTCGACGCGATACCCGCTACCGACGAGGACGACGAGACGGACGAGGACGAAGTCGAACCCGTCGAACTCCTCGTGCAACTCGCCGAGAACGGCGAGATCGACCCCTGGGACATCGACGTCGTCCGGGTCACCGACAAGTTCCTCGAGGCGATCGAGGACGCCGACCTCCGGACGTCGGGACGGGCGCTGTTCTACGCGAGCGTCCTCCTGCGGATGAAAAGCGACGAACTGTTCGCCCCCGACGAACCCGAGGAGGAGGAACTCCCGCCGTGGGAAGCCCCCTTCGCGGACGAGGGGCCGATGGACGGCGCCGAAGGTGGCGACGACGACGGCAGCCACCCGCCCGGCTTCGACCCCGTCGAGAACCTCGAGAACGAGATGGAACGGCGCCTCGAGCGCAAGCACGCCCGCGGGAAGCCGGAGACGCTGGACGAACTGGTCCGAGAGCTGCGCAGCGCCGAGCGCGATAGCTGGTGGAAGGAATCGCGAAGCTACGATACCAGCGACTCGCCGCGGGGCTACGACCGCGGCGTCCAGGAACTGAGCTACCATTCGGAGGACCAGTTCCGCGTCGACGACGAACCGACCAGCGACGACGTCACCCACACGACCCACGAGGAGGACATCGAGACCGTCATCGACGACGTCGACGCGGCGCTCGAGGAGCACTACGAGCAGGGCCGCGCCGAGGTGCTGTACGCCGAAATCGACGAGGTCGGCGGCTCGCGCGTGATGACCTACCTCGCACTGCTCTTTCTGGCCCACCGCGGCCGGATCGAACTCGAGCAGGACGAACTGTTCGGCGATCTCTGGATTCAGCGGGTGACGGTCGGCGCGGAGCCGGACGAAGCGGTCGCGGACTGA
- the mtnP gene encoding S-methyl-5'-thioadenosine phosphorylase, giving the protein MTIGVIGGSGIYEALPLENTRKEEVSTPYGEPSDAVTLGELAGKEVAFLPRHGEDHQHAPTDASYRANIYALKSVGVDRVIATNAVGSLREDLPPRTLVVPDQIFDRTKHRSPSFFGDGMVVHMGFADPYCPAMVDHLSSAAAEATDDDTKTEEGGTYVCIEGPQYSTRAESEFYRDQGWDIVGMTAIPEAKLAREAELSYATVAGVTDYDVWKADNEVTLEEVLANAEANQDAINEVVEHAIRTMPEDFESSAWNALEGTINTPTEAIPEETRERIDLLAGQYLD; this is encoded by the coding sequence ATGACGATCGGAGTCATCGGCGGCAGCGGTATCTACGAAGCACTGCCCCTCGAGAACACCCGCAAGGAGGAGGTATCGACGCCCTACGGCGAACCCAGCGACGCGGTGACGCTCGGCGAACTCGCCGGGAAAGAGGTCGCCTTCCTGCCGCGCCACGGCGAGGACCACCAGCACGCGCCGACCGACGCCTCGTACCGAGCGAACATCTACGCGCTCAAGTCCGTCGGCGTCGACCGCGTCATCGCGACGAACGCGGTCGGCAGTCTCCGGGAGGATCTGCCGCCGCGCACGCTGGTCGTCCCCGACCAGATCTTCGACCGCACCAAGCACCGCTCGCCGTCGTTCTTCGGCGACGGGATGGTCGTCCACATGGGCTTCGCCGACCCCTACTGTCCCGCGATGGTCGATCACCTCTCGAGCGCCGCGGCCGAGGCGACCGACGACGACACGAAGACCGAGGAGGGCGGCACCTACGTCTGCATCGAAGGGCCCCAGTACTCCACCCGCGCGGAAAGCGAGTTCTACCGCGATCAGGGCTGGGATATCGTCGGCATGACCGCGATTCCGGAAGCGAAACTCGCGCGCGAGGCCGAACTGAGCTACGCGACCGTCGCCGGCGTCACCGACTACGACGTGTGGAAGGCAGACAACGAGGTCACGCTCGAGGAAGTCCTGGCGAACGCCGAAGCGAATCAGGACGCGATCAACGAGGTCGTCGAGCACGCCATCCGAACGATGCCCGAGGACTTCGAGAGTTCGGCCTGGAATGCTCTCGAGGGAACGATCAACACGCCGACGGAAGCGATCCCCGAGGAGACGCGCGAGCGCATCGACCTGCTGGCCGGCCAGTACCTCGACTGA
- a CDS encoding MATE family efflux transporter encodes MSSGGVADEGKLTEGSLVRPMFELAWPLVVIQLLQVAYNVGDTFWLGALSPDAVGAISLAFPLLFLLIAVGGGFTTAGAILVAQHTGAESGEGGLIAGQTISFVSLVAIGLGIVGYVATEPMLSVLPADADTQAAIIPLAAEYLRIFFLGLPFVFGFFVFVSLMRGYGNTRAPMRVMFVSVLINVVIDPLLIFGVGPLPRLEMAGAALATAFSRAIATAIGFYLLYYTDVGPDIRADHLRPRLEYVREIIRLGVPTSLEQSMTALALTGMTAMVVTFPPPVVAAYGLGNRLISLAFLPAMGMGQAIDSIVGQNLGADRPDRAERATWLGAGVVAAIMAVAGLFAFLFPEPFVSVFVTAEEEGRAATIAYGSTYLRFAAFMFVFMGVLQVIQGAFRGAGNTKTALAFAVFGLWIVRIPLAYYLIFVAGWGTTGIWTAVVLGDVAGATAAVAWFTRGTWKEAIVDEGRADPDSEAEAPEPTDADGEPVAE; translated from the coding sequence ATGTCGTCCGGTGGAGTAGCGGACGAGGGGAAGCTGACCGAGGGCTCTCTCGTCCGACCGATGTTCGAGTTGGCGTGGCCGCTGGTCGTCATTCAGTTGCTGCAGGTCGCGTACAACGTCGGCGACACCTTCTGGCTCGGCGCGCTGTCGCCCGACGCCGTCGGCGCGATCAGCCTCGCCTTTCCGCTGCTCTTCCTGCTGATCGCCGTCGGCGGCGGCTTCACGACCGCCGGCGCGATCCTGGTCGCCCAGCACACCGGCGCCGAGAGCGGTGAGGGTGGCCTGATCGCCGGACAGACGATCTCGTTCGTCTCGCTGGTCGCGATCGGCCTCGGTATCGTAGGCTACGTCGCCACCGAGCCGATGCTCTCGGTCCTGCCCGCGGACGCCGACACGCAGGCGGCGATCATCCCGCTGGCCGCGGAGTACCTGCGGATCTTCTTCCTCGGGCTGCCGTTCGTTTTCGGCTTCTTCGTGTTCGTCTCGCTCATGCGGGGCTACGGCAACACCCGCGCGCCGATGCGCGTGATGTTCGTCAGCGTCCTGATCAACGTCGTCATCGACCCGCTGCTGATCTTCGGCGTCGGCCCGCTGCCGCGCCTCGAGATGGCCGGCGCCGCGCTGGCGACCGCCTTCTCGAGAGCGATCGCGACGGCGATCGGGTTCTACCTGCTGTACTACACCGACGTCGGGCCGGACATTCGAGCCGACCACCTCCGGCCGCGCCTGGAGTACGTCCGCGAGATCATCCGACTGGGCGTGCCGACGTCGCTCGAGCAGTCGATGACGGCGCTGGCGCTGACGGGGATGACGGCGATGGTCGTCACGTTCCCGCCGCCGGTCGTCGCGGCCTACGGGCTTGGCAACCGGCTGATCTCGTTGGCGTTCCTCCCCGCGATGGGGATGGGACAGGCGATAGACTCGATCGTTGGGCAGAACCTCGGGGCTGACCGACCGGACCGCGCGGAGCGGGCGACCTGGCTCGGCGCCGGCGTCGTCGCGGCGATCATGGCCGTCGCCGGGCTGTTCGCCTTCCTCTTTCCGGAGCCGTTCGTCTCGGTGTTCGTCACGGCCGAGGAGGAAGGACGCGCAGCGACGATCGCGTACGGTTCGACGTACCTCCGGTTCGCCGCGTTCATGTTCGTCTTCATGGGCGTTCTGCAGGTCATTCAGGGGGCGTTCCGCGGCGCCGGAAACACGAAGACGGCGCTGGCATTCGCCGTCTTCGGCCTCTGGATCGTCCGTATCCCGCTCGCCTACTACTTGATCTTCGTCGCCGGCTGGGGGACGACCGGCATCTGGACGGCGGTCGTCCTCGGCGACGTCGCGGGCGCGACCGCAGCCGTCGCGTGGTTTACCCGCGGGACGTGGAAGGAGGCGATCGTCGACGAGGGGAGGGCCGATCCCGACTCGGAAGCCGAGGCGCCGGAGCCGACCGACGCTGACGGCGAACCCGTCGCCGAGTGA